From Halostagnicola kamekurae, the proteins below share one genomic window:
- a CDS encoding DUF7342 family protein → MTKRSTSADDPSKQWDTDRTTFQRVYDILVGTTDPVSAQRFAEWARCSETGARQALEQLVEMGIAERTGTRPAQYQRNPSYFQWKRVETLAREHSPSELRSRLAELVERDQDLQETYGVPDPDAVVVSDDPVEDHEALHDRWDDLTEWRTIRQDITILKRAVQRAESSNDGRIQSKT, encoded by the coding sequence ATGACAAAACGGTCAACCTCTGCAGACGATCCGTCAAAACAGTGGGATACGGATCGGACGACGTTCCAGCGTGTCTACGACATTCTCGTTGGCACTACGGATCCCGTTTCTGCACAACGGTTCGCAGAGTGGGCTCGCTGTTCTGAGACCGGTGCTCGCCAGGCACTTGAGCAACTTGTCGAGATGGGAATTGCAGAACGAACAGGAACCCGACCAGCTCAGTATCAGCGGAATCCATCGTACTTCCAGTGGAAGCGTGTTGAAACGCTTGCGCGCGAACACAGTCCCAGTGAGCTTCGTTCGCGTTTGGCAGAACTCGTTGAAAGAGACCAGGACCTGCAGGAAACGTATGGGGTCCCAGATCCGGATGCTGTCGTTGTCTCTGATGATCCTGTCGAAGACCACGAAGCGCTTCACGACCGGTGGGACGACCTTACAGAATGGCGGACAATCCGACAGGATATAACAATCTTGAAACGGGCTGTTCAACGGGCCGAGTCATCAAACGATGGTCGAATCCAGTCAAAGACGTGA
- a CDS encoding zinc-dependent alcohol dehydrogenase family protein yields MKAYEVQEATTDYDGVVQIDRERPTPSADEALVRIHAASLNYRDLAIANDDLVYPGAALPVVPLSDGAGEVVAVGENVERLSEGDRVATPFAPDWIDGPGTRAKMGRMTGGNVDGALAEYTTFPAESLATLPEHLSYEQGATLSCAGLTAWRALVEDGTIGADERVLALGTGGVSTFALQFATMHGAEVFVTSSSDDKLERARDLGAAWTLNYEETPDWGEAIQERMGGVDHVVEVGGPGTLERSLEAAAVDGHVHLIGVLSGQDGQVHPGPILQKALTVEGVIGVGSRAMFDRMNRAMAATEMEPVIDRTFDFDEVREAYRYLEAGDHQGKVVVTVE; encoded by the coding sequence ATGAAAGCGTACGAAGTGCAAGAAGCCACGACCGACTACGACGGGGTCGTCCAGATCGATCGCGAACGGCCCACACCAAGCGCCGACGAGGCGCTCGTCCGCATCCATGCGGCATCGCTCAACTATCGCGATCTGGCGATCGCAAACGACGATCTCGTCTATCCCGGCGCGGCGCTACCGGTCGTCCCCCTCTCCGACGGGGCCGGGGAGGTCGTCGCAGTCGGTGAGAATGTCGAGCGGCTTTCGGAAGGCGATCGAGTCGCGACGCCGTTCGCGCCCGACTGGATCGACGGCCCCGGAACGCGGGCGAAGATGGGACGGATGACCGGAGGGAACGTCGACGGAGCACTCGCCGAGTACACCACGTTCCCCGCCGAGAGCCTCGCGACACTCCCCGAGCACCTCTCCTATGAACAGGGCGCAACGCTTTCGTGTGCCGGTCTGACCGCGTGGCGGGCGCTCGTCGAAGACGGAACCATCGGTGCGGACGAACGCGTCTTGGCACTTGGAACGGGCGGCGTCTCGACGTTCGCGCTCCAGTTCGCCACGATGCACGGAGCGGAGGTGTTCGTCACCTCCTCGAGTGACGACAAACTCGAACGCGCCCGCGACCTCGGTGCCGCGTGGACACTAAACTACGAGGAGACTCCCGACTGGGGCGAGGCCATACAGGAACGGATGGGCGGGGTCGATCACGTCGTCGAGGTCGGCGGGCCAGGAACGCTCGAGCGGTCGCTCGAAGCGGCCGCCGTCGACGGGCACGTTCACCTCATCGGCGTGCTCTCCGGGCAGGACGGGCAGGTCCACCCGGGTCCGATCCTCCAGAAGGCGCTCACGGTCGAGGGCGTAATCGGCGTCGGCAGCCGCGCGATGTTCGACCGGATGAACCGAGCCATGGCTGCGACGGAGATGGAACCAGTAATCGACCGCACGTTCGACTTTGACGAGGTCCGCGAGGCGTACCGATACCTTGAGGCGGGCGACCATCAGGGGAAAGTCGTCGTAACGGTTGAATAG
- a CDS encoding PH domain-containing protein produces MVDRTDGFWAFSRSIVFLIAIVNLLPLLVLFAFNWDMTDLLMVYWLEGGVAVGVGFVKTGPARLVTLPLPDSRRELTMQVKRGSITVCGFPFYARNGPLLGFLLVGLGVWLVTGLLAFYRSASPFSYSPTTLLSVVTVASFLCLLHLITARPYFDERRYRWTTPTATVGPPLAYVFGIASLVIMMADLTDHPLNLSWLTSFPVAIGIGKTILELLTRCRNRARFEKIGAHSDTFSFERSFRQQMSPKQLTAELPSVSRPKTWPQLTVCPRRLGSIVASTFVGLRQHAFGTWFGFLFVCATATVILGGSWSFALILGSIALGGLIVCGLAISYPRNATLEYEFYDGQLVCYDRWLQEPQWKLPYAEIEQVSITRSRIGHRLGYSTVSIETSDDMPAKLPYLSDGEEVVARLERTVPIEVQ; encoded by the coding sequence ATGGTAGATAGGACTGATGGCTTCTGGGCATTTAGCCGCTCTATTGTGTTCCTCATTGCTATTGTAAATTTACTCCCGCTATTGGTATTGTTTGCCTTCAATTGGGATATGACCGATCTATTGATGGTTTACTGGCTCGAAGGAGGTGTAGCCGTCGGTGTCGGATTCGTGAAAACTGGCCCGGCGAGGCTCGTCACTCTGCCGTTGCCAGACAGTCGACGTGAACTCACGATGCAGGTAAAGCGCGGCTCAATCACTGTCTGTGGGTTTCCCTTCTACGCTCGAAATGGTCCGCTACTCGGGTTTCTGCTGGTCGGTCTTGGAGTATGGCTCGTGACAGGCTTACTCGCGTTCTATCGCTCTGCATCTCCATTTTCATATTCACCGACAACGCTTCTGTCCGTAGTGACTGTCGCAAGTTTCCTTTGTCTTCTCCATCTGATAACGGCTCGACCGTACTTCGATGAACGGCGATATAGATGGACGACACCGACGGCAACTGTCGGTCCACCACTCGCGTATGTGTTTGGTATCGCCTCGCTCGTTATAATGATGGCAGATCTTACTGATCATCCCCTGAACCTGAGTTGGCTCACATCTTTCCCCGTCGCGATCGGCATCGGAAAGACGATTCTAGAATTACTCACCCGTTGTCGAAATCGTGCCCGGTTCGAGAAGATTGGTGCACATTCCGACACATTCTCTTTCGAGCGTAGCTTTCGTCAGCAGATGTCACCGAAACAATTGACCGCGGAGCTTCCGTCGGTTTCGCGACCAAAGACGTGGCCACAACTGACCGTCTGTCCCAGACGCTTGGGGAGTATCGTCGCAAGCACGTTCGTTGGACTTAGACAGCATGCCTTTGGAACCTGGTTTGGATTTCTTTTCGTCTGTGCTACCGCTACAGTGATACTAGGCGGGTCGTGGTCATTCGCACTAATCCTCGGAAGCATCGCGTTGGGTGGTCTCATAGTGTGCGGTCTTGCGATCTCGTACCCGCGAAACGCGACACTTGAGTATGAGTTCTACGATGGTCAGTTGGTTTGCTACGACCGCTGGCTCCAAGAACCGCAGTGGAAACTCCCCTATGCGGAGATCGAGCAGGTTTCGATCACGCGGAGTCGCATCGGTCACCGGCTCGGTTACAGTACTGTGTCTATCGAAACGAGCGACGATATGCCTGCAAAGTTACCATATCTTTCAGATGGGGAGGAAGTCGTTGCTCGTCTCGAGCGTACCGTTCCTATCGAAGTTCAATGA